One genomic segment of bacterium includes these proteins:
- a CDS encoding restriction endonuclease subunit S, translated as MNYSELNIDKANWTKVSFGKVVREVRTTSKDPISEGLDRLVGLEHIEPENLHIKNWGMIKDGTTFNRKFVKGQVLFGRRRAYLKKAVVADFNGICSGDITVMEARDGLLPELLPFIVQNEKFFDYAIKNSAGSLSPRAKFNDLSSYEFLLPPKNQQAKIAEMLWAADEKLESFISLSNKLKQFLEISSSNLIWPKNLELSPLLNCADRTLEQFIDGDWIESKDQSEKGIRLIQLADIGVRKFLNKSDRYISEDTFKRLRCFEVLPGDILVARMPEPLGRACIIPNIGQKMITAVDCCIIRVDISGFNPNYILYLLNTKEMLSRVLSLASGTTRTRISKKNLEKILVPLPKLEIQNNIVKELELINESLETTLTEEHNFKLLFSSIINKIFN; from the coding sequence ATGAATTATTCAGAATTAAATATCGACAAAGCCAATTGGACTAAAGTGAGTTTCGGTAAAGTTGTCCGTGAAGTAAGAACAACTTCTAAAGATCCAATTTCAGAAGGGTTGGATCGATTAGTTGGTTTAGAACATATTGAACCAGAGAACTTGCATATCAAAAATTGGGGGATGATTAAAGACGGAACTACTTTTAATCGCAAATTCGTAAAAGGACAAGTTCTATTTGGTAGGAGAAGAGCCTATTTGAAGAAGGCTGTGGTCGCTGATTTTAATGGTATATGCTCTGGTGATATTACAGTAATGGAGGCTAGAGATGGATTATTACCAGAACTTTTACCTTTCATTGTTCAGAATGAAAAGTTTTTTGATTATGCTATAAAAAATTCTGCTGGTTCTCTATCTCCAAGGGCAAAATTCAACGATTTGAGTAGCTATGAATTCCTCCTTCCACCAAAAAACCAACAAGCTAAAATTGCTGAAATGCTTTGGGCTGCGGATGAAAAGCTTGAATCCTTTATTAGTTTATCAAACAAACTAAAACAGTTTTTGGAAATCTCTTCAAGCAATTTAATATGGCCTAAAAATTTAGAATTAAGTCCACTCTTAAACTGTGCTGATAGAACCCTTGAACAGTTTATTGACGGTGATTGGATAGAATCTAAAGACCAATCTGAGAAGGGAATCAGATTGATTCAGTTAGCTGATATTGGTGTTAGAAAATTTCTCAATAAGTCTGATCGCTATATAAGCGAAGACACTTTCAAAAGACTCAGATGCTTTGAAGTATTACCAGGTGATATTTTAGTTGCAAGAATGCCCGAACCATTAGGTAGAGCTTGTATTATACCAAATATTGGGCAGAAAATGATAACTGCAGTAGATTGTTGCATTATAAGGGTTGATATTTCTGGCTTCAATCCAAATTATATTCTTTATTTGTTGAATACAAAAGAAATGCTTTCAAGAGTACTTTCACTAGCATCAGGAACTACAAGGACTAGAATTTCAAAGAAAAATCTTGAGAAGATTTTAGTTCCCTTACCTAAACTTGAAATTCAAAACAATATTGTCAAAGAACTGGAACTGATCAATGAGTCACTAGAAACAACTTTGACTGAAGAACATAATTTCAAATTACTTTTTAGTTCGATAATCAATAAAATATTTAATTAG